CTTGCCGTCGCCCACGACGACCAACGCCGCAAAGCCGAAGCGCTTGCCGCCCTTCACGGTCTTCGAGACGCGGTTGATGTGGACCAGCTTCTCGATCAGCTCCTCGCCGCCGTCCTCGGCACCACGACGATCGTCGCGACGCCCACGGTTGCCGTCACGGCCGCCGCGACCACGATCGCCGCCGCCCGGGCCACGGCCACGGCCGCCGCGGGGACCGCGACCGCCGGCGGGACCGCCCTGCTGCGCGTCCTGCTGCGGGGCGCTCTCGGCGCCGGCAGCCTGCTGCACGGTGTTTTCGTCAGCCATCACTTAGAACTCCAGTCCGGCTTCGCGAGCCGCTTCGGCGAGCGCCTTGACGCGGCCGTGGAACAGGAAGCCACCACGGTCGAACACGACCTGGGTGACACCGGCTGCCTTCGCCGCTTCCGCGACCCGCTTGCCGACCTCGGTCGCCGCAGCGACGTTGGCGCCCGACTTGTCGCGCACGCCCTTTTCCAGAGTCGACGCGGCCGCGACGGTCTTGCCCGCCTCGTCGTCGATCACTTGGGCATAGATGTGCTTGCCCGAACGATGCACGGACAGCCGCGGACGACCGCCGGCACGCGCCTTCAGCGTGGTACGATTGCGCCGGCGGCGCTTCTCGAACAGAGAGAGACCCTTGGTCATTACTTCTTCTTCCCTTCCTTGCGGAAGATGAACTCGCCGTCGTACTTGATGCCCTTGCCCTTGTACGGCTCGGGCTTGCGCCAGCGGCGGATCTCGGCGGCCAGCTGGCCGACCTTCTGCTTGTCCGAACCGCTGATCTCGACGGTGGTGGCGTCCGGCGTCTTCACCTCGATGCCTTCCGGCACGTCGATGTTGACGTCGTGGCTATAGCCGAGCTGCAGCTTCAGGGTCTTGCCCTGCGCCGCGGCGCGATAGCCGACGCCGGTGATGACCAGCTTCTTCGAGAAGCCCGTCGTCACGCCGGTGACCAGGTTCTGCACCAGCGTGCGCTGCATGCCCCAGAAGGCGCGGGCGCGCTTGGTGTCGTTCGCGGGGGTCACGCCGATGGCGTCCGCCTGGACGTCATAGGCGATCTCGTCGGCGAGCGGCATCGACAGGGTGCCCTTGGGACCCTTCACGCTCAGCACCTTGTCGGCGATGGTCGCGGTGACGCCGGCCGGAACCGGGACCGCCTTCTTACCGATGCGGCTCATCAGAACACCTCCGCCAGGACTTCGCCGCCGACGTTCTGCTCGCGCGCCTCGGCGTCGGAGAGCACGCCGCGGGGCGTCGACACGATGGTGATGCCCAGGCCGTTGCGCACGCGCGGCAGGTCCTGCGCACCCGAATAGATGCGGCGGCCCGGCTTCGACACGCGAGCGAGATGCTTGATCGCCGGCTGGCCTTCGAAATACTTCAGCTCGACGCGGATGCCGGCCGCGGGGCCCATCTGCTCTTCGCTGTAGCCACGGATATAGCCTTCGCGCTGGAGAACGTCGAGCACGCGGGCGCGCAGCTTCGACGCCGGCGTCAGGACGGAGTCCTTGCGCGCGCGCTGGCCGTTGCGGATGCGGGTGAGCAGGTCACCCAGGGGATCGGTCACTGCCATGATCTAATCCTTACCAGCTCGACTTCGTGAGGCCGGGGATCATGCCCTTGTTGGCAAGATCACGCAGCATGACGCGCGCGAGGCGGAACTTGCGGTAGTAAGCGCGCGGGCGGCCGGTGATCTCGCAACGGTTGCGGATCCGGGTCGGGTTCGCGTTTCGCGGCAGCTCCGCCATCTTGAGGCGGGCGATCAGACGCTCGCTCTCGTCCAGACTCTCATCGTTAGCCTGGGCCTTCAGCTTCGCAAACTTGCCGGCATATTGCTTCACCAGCTTCTTGCGACGCTCGTTCTTGTTGATCGAACTCAGTTTCGCCATGGACTTAAGCTCTTCTTCCTAAGCTCCCCAGCCGCAAACGGCAGGGGTGGGGGAGGGAAGGACCGAGGCGAGCGATGCTCGTTGCGGCCCCTCCCCTGTCCCGATTACGCCGCCTTCTTCTCTTCGGCGACTTCGGGCTGCGGGAACGGGAAGCCGAACAGACGCAGCAGCTCGCGCGCTTCGTCGTCGGTCTTCGCCGAGGTGGTGACGATCACGTCCATGCCGCGCACCTTGTCGACGCGGTCATAGCTGATCTCGGGGAAAATGATCTGTTCCTTGATGCCGCAGGCATAGTTGCCGCGACCGTCGAAAGACTTGGGGTTCAGACCACGAAAGTCGCGAACGCGCGGCAGCGCGATCGTGATGAAGCGATCGAGGAACTCGTACATGCGCTCGCGGCGAAGGGTGACCTTCACGCCGATCGGCATGCCCTCGCGCAGCTTGAACTGCGCGATCGACTTCTTCGCCTTGGTGATGACCGGCTTCTGACCGGCGATCAGCTCCATCTCGGACGCCGCCTGATCGACGCGCTTCTTGTCCTGGGTCGCCTCGCCGACGCCCATGTTGAGCACGATCTTCTCGATCCGGGGGATCTCGTTCACGTTCTGGTAACCGAACTTCTCGGTCATCGCCTTGATGATGCGATCCTCGTAGATCGCCTTCATGCGGGGCTTGTAGGCATCAGCCATCGATCTTCTCCCCGGTCTTGACGGCCACGCGGACCTTCTTGCCATCCTGCGTCTCGAAACGGACGCGGGTCGGCTTGCCGTCGGCGGTCACGTGCGCGACCTTCGAGATGTGCAGCGGCGCCTCGATCTTCTCGAGACCGCCCTGCGGGTTCGCCTGGGTCGGCTTGCGGTGCCGGGTCGCGACGTTGACGCCGCCGACCACGACCTTGCCATCCTTCGGCATCGCCTGCGTGACCGTGCCGGTCTTGCCCTTGTCCTTGCCGGACAGGACGATGACTTGGTCACCCTTCTTGATCTTCGCGGCGGCCATTACAGCACCTCGGGCGCAAGAGAGATGATCTTCATGTGCTTCTTGCCACGAAGCTCGCGCACGACCGGGCCGAAGATACGGGTGCCGATCGGCTCCTCGTTCTTGTTGACCAGGACGGCGGCGTTGCCGTCGAAGCGGATGGTCGAACCATCGGCACGGTGGATGTCCTTGGCGGTGCGGACGATGACGGCGCGATGCACGTCACCCTTCTTCACCTTGCCGCGGGGCTGCGCTTCCTTGATGCTGACGACGATGATGTCGCCGACCGATGCCGTGCGACGCTTCGAGCCGCCCAGCACCTTGATGCACTGCACCCGCTTCGCGCCGCTGTTGTCAGCGACGTCGAGATTGGACTGCATCTGGATCATCGATCCTGCTTCCTTCTCTTCATGGACTGGATACCGACCCAGCCCGGCCTAAAAAAACGACCCCCGGCAGCGGGCGAACCCGCGCCAGGGGGAGCGGCCCCATAGCCGCCCCGGTCGCAGAGGGCAAGCCCCCTGCCCAGCGTCATCGCATGCCGGCCGAAACCGGCATCGCGATTATGCGTCGACGTCTACCCGCTCGGGCGTCGCGTGGGTGTTCACCCGATCGACGACCTTCCAGGTCTTCAGCTTGGAGATCGGCGCAGTCTCTTCGATGCGCACGGTCTCACCGGCCTTGTATTCGTTCGCCTCGTCATGGGCGTGGTACTTCTTCGAGCGGCGGATGATCTTGCCGTAGAGCGGGTGCTTGACCTTGCGCTCCACGTTCACGACCACCGTCTTGTCGCCCTTGTCGGACACGATCAGTCCGGTCAGCACGCGCTTCGGCATGAAACGTATCCTTACTTGGCAGCCGCAGCGCTGGTGCGCTGCGCCTGCAGGGTCTTGATCCGCGCGATGTCGCGACGGACTTCCTTGACGCGGCTCGGCTTCTCGAGCTGATTCGTCGCCGCCTGGAAGCGCAGGTTGAACTGCTCGCGCTTCAGGTTGCCCAGGCTCTCGACGAGCTGGTCGTCGCTCTGGCCGTTGAAATCGGTCTTGGCCATTACTCGCCTCCGAGGTGCGAGGTGTCGCCCAGGCGGGCAACGACCTTGGTCTTGATGGGGAGCTTCATCGCGGCGCGCTCGAACGCTTCGGCGGCGAGCTTGCCGTCGACACCGTCCAGCTCGAACAGGATCCGGCCGGGCTTGACCCGGGCGGCCCAGAATTCCGGCGAGCCCTTGCCCGAGCCCATGCGGACTTCGGCAGGCTTCGACGAAACCGGCACGTCCGGGAACACGCGGATCCACAAACGCCCCTGGCGCTTCATGTGACGCGTGATCGCGCGGCGGGCCGCCTCGATCTGGCGGGCGGTGATCCGCTCCGGCTCCATCGCCTTCAGCCCGTACGAGCCGAAGTTGAGCGACGTGCCGCCCTTGGCATCGCCGTGGATGCGGCCCTTGAAGGCCTTGCGGAATTTGGTGCGCTTCGGTTGCAGCATGGTTATCTATCCTTAGCGGCGGTCGTCGCGCGCCGGGCGGACGCCGGAGGTCTGAGCCTCCATCATCAGCCGGTCGGTCGCCATCGGGTCGTGACCCAGGATCTCGCCCTTGAACACCCAGACCTTGACGCCGCAGACGCCATACGACGTGTGCGCTTCGGCCTCGGCATAATCGATGTTCGCGCGCAGCGTGTGCAGCGGCACGCGGCCCTCGCGGTAGCTTTCCGAGCGCGCGATTTCCGCACCGCCCAGACGACCGCCGCAGGCGACGCGGATGCCCTCGGCACCCAGACGCAGCGCGGACTGCACCGCACGCTTCATCGCACGGCGGAACGCGATACGGCGCTCCAGCTGGTCGGCGATCGACTGCGCGACGAGACGTGCATCGACTTCCGGCTTGCGGATCTCGACGATGTTGAGCGAGACGTCGGACGAGGTCATGCCGCCCAGCGTCTTGCGCAGCTTCTCGATGTCCGAGCCCTTCTTGCCGATGATGACACCCGGACGCGCGGCGAAGATCGAGATGCGGCACAGCTTGGCCGGACGCTCGATGACGACCTTGGAGATCGCCGCCTGCGGCAGGGTCTTCATGATGTACTGGCGGATCTTGAGATCCTCCAGCAGCAGACGGCCATAATCATGGCCTTCCGCGAACCAGCGGCTGTCCCAGGTGCGGTTGATCTGCAGGCGCAGACCGATGGGGTTGCTCTTCTGACCCATTATGCTTCTTCCTGCTCGCGCACGACGATGCGCAGACGGCTGAACGGCTTCAGGATGCGCGTCGACTTGCCGCGGCCACGCGTGGCGAACCGCTTCATCGTGATCGACTTGCCGACCGACGCCTCGGCGACGACGAGCGCGTCGACGTCGAGGTTGTGGTTGTTCTCGGCATTGGCGATCGCGCTGGCCAGCACCTTGCGGGCGTCGACCGCCATCGCCTTCTTCGAGAAGGCGAGGATGTTGAGCGCGTCGCCGGCCTTCTTGCCACGGATCAGACCCGCGACCAGGTTCAGCTTCTGCGCCGACCCGCGGATCTGGGTGCCGACGGACAGGGCCGACTTGTCGTCGACCTTGCGGGGGGACTGAGGCTTGCTCATCAGCGCTTGCCCTTCTTGTCAGCCGCGTGGCCCGGGAAATACCGGGTCGGCGCGAACTCGCCGAGCTTCATGCCGACCATCTCTTCATTGACGGTGACGGGCACGAACTTGCGGCCGTTGTACACGTTGAACGTCAGGCCGACGAACTGCGGCAGGATGGTGGAGCGACGCGACCAGGTCTTGATCGGGGCGCGGCCACCGGCATCCTGTGCCGTCTCCGCCTTCTTCAGCAGGCTCAGTTCGACGAACGGGCCCTTCCAAACAGAACGAGCCATCCTATCAGCCCTTCTTCTTCGCGTGGCGGCTGCGGATGATCATCTTGTCCGTCGCCTTGTTGTGACGGGTGCGCGCACCCTTGGTCGGCTTGCCCCACGGGGTAACCGGATGACGGCCGCCCGAGGTCCGGCCTTCACCACCGCCGTGCGGGTGGTCGACCGGGTTCTTCGCGACACCGCGGGTCAGCGGGCGCTTGCCCATCCAGCGGCTGCGACCGGCCTTGCCGAGGTTCTGGTTCTGGTTGTCCGGGTTGGACACCGCACCGACCGTCGCCATGCAGTCGCCATGGATGTAGCGCTGCTCGCCCGAGTTCAGGCGGACGATGACCATGCCGCGGTCGCGACCCACGACCTGCACATAGGTGCCGGCCGAACGCGCGATCTGACCACCCTTGCCCGGCTTCATCTCCACGTTGTGGACGATGGTGCCGACCGGCATCTGGCCCAGTTCCATGGCGTTGCCCGGCTTCACGTCGGTCTTCTTGCCCGCGACGATCTTGTCGCCGGGCGCCAGACGCTGCGGCGCCAGGATGTACGCCAGCTCTTCGTCGGCATATTTGACCAGCGCGATGAACGCGGTGCGGTTCGGGTCATATTCGAGCCGCTCGACGGTCGCCTCGACGTCCCACTTGCGACGCTTGAAGTCGACGTAGCGGTACTTCTGCTTGTGGCCGCCCGCGATGCCGCGGCTGGTCACGTGACCCTTGTTGTTGCGGCCACCGGACTTGCGCTTGCCTTCGGTAAGCGCCTTGACCGGCTTGCCCTTGTAGAGCGCCGACTTGTCGACGAGGATGAGGCCGCGGCGGGCCGGGCTCGTCGGGTTATAATGCTTGAGTGCCATGACCCTTAGATCCCCGTCGTCACGTCGATGGACTGGCCATCCTTGAGGGTGACGATCGCCTTCTTCATGTCCGACCGCTGGTAGGGGGCACCCTTCCAACGCTTGGTCTTGCCCTTCTGGACGATCGTGTTGACGCCCGTCACGGTGACGTCGAACAGAGCCTCGACGGCAGCCTTGATCTGCGGCTTGGTCGCATCGTTCGCGACCTTGAACACGACGGCGTTCTGCTCGGAGAGCAGGGTCGCCTTCTCGGTGATGTGCGGCGCGACGATCACGTCATAGTGACGGTTGTCGATCGCTGCCTTCTGCTGCTTAGCCATTAGTTGGCGCCTCCCGGGAGGGCGAAGCGCGCCTCCAGCTTCTCGACCGCCGCGCGGGTGAGCACCAGCGTGTCAGCCTTCAGGATGTCATAGACGTTGGCGCCCATCGCCGGGAGGATGTTGACCTCGCGGAGGTTGCCGGCGGCGAGCGCGAAGCTCGTTTCCACCGCGTCACCGTCGATGACCAGCGCGGTCTTGCCGAAGCCGAGCTTCGCCAGATCGCCCTTCAGCGTCTTCGTCTTGTTGCCGTCGACGACCAGGCTGTCCATGACGATCAGCGAACCCGCCTTGGCGTGGCTCGACAGCGCCATCTTCAGACCCAGCGCGCGGATCTTCTTGTTCAGCGACGGATTGAAGTCGCGAACGCGGGCACCGTGAGCCTTACCACCGCCGATGAAGACGGGCGCGCGGCGATCGCCGTGACGGGCGACACCGCCGCCCTTCTGGCGACCAAGCTTCTTGCCCGAACGTGCGACGTCGGCGCGCTCGCGGGTGCCACGCGCGGTGGCGCGACGCTTCTCCAGCTGCCAGGTGACGACGCGGTGCAGGACGTCGGCGCGCGGATCGAGGCCGAAGACCTCGTCGTTGAGCTCGACATCCGCCGCGGCGGAACCGGCGAAGGACTTGACTGCGACCTTCACTTGTTAGCCCTCCTGGCCAGCGGTGGCTTCCGGAGCGGGCTCGGCAGAAGCGACATTGTTGTTGGCGGCGCTCTTCAGCCCGGCGGGCATCGGCGCATCGGCGTGACGGGCGACCTTGACGGCATCCTTGACGAACAGCCAGCCACCCTTCGAACCGGGGACCGAACCCTTGACGAAGATCAGACCACGCTCGACGTCGGTGCCGACGATCTCGAGGTTCTGCTGCGTGCGGTTCTTGTCGCCCATGTGGCCGGCCATCTTCTTGTTCTTGAAGACGCGACCCGGGTCCTGGCGGTTACCGGTCGAACCGTGCGAACGGTGGCTGACCGAGACGCCGTGCGTCGCGCGCAGACCGCCGAAGTTCCAGCGCTTCATCGCGCCGGCGAAACCCTTACCCTGGGTACGACCCTGGATGTCGACGAACTGGCCAGCGACGAAGTGATCGGCCGACAGCTCGGCGCCGACGTCGAGGAGGTTGTCCTCGGTCACGCGGAACTCTGCGACGACCGCCTTGGGCTCCACCTCGGCCTTGCCGAAGTGGCCGCGCTGCGGCTTGGCGACATTCTTGGCCTTGGCGACGCCTGCGCCAAGCTGGACGGCCGTATAACCGTCGGTATTCATCTCGCGGCGGGCGACGACCTGCAAGCCTTCGAGCTGCAGGACGGTGACCGGCACGTGCCGACCGTCGTCCTGGAACAGGCGGGTCATCCCCATCTTCTTCGCGATCACGCCGGTGCGCATGATCCACACTCCTCACAGAGGCACGCCCGAACCATTCGAACGTGCGTGTCGACCCGGAAAATGCGAAGCGTGCCCCCGTCCCGGGCCGGTTGTCCTCTCAGCATTATGCTCAAGAACATGACGGGAGACGCTGCCCTGATCGTCGAGCGATCAGCGGTATCTCAAATGCCATCGCGCCGCGGGACCGGAGTCGACCGCAGCGCGTGGGCAGGCCATTAGGCCAACTTGATCTCGACGTCAACGCCGGCGGCGAGGTCGAGCTTCATCAGCGCGTCGACCGTCTGCGGGGTCGGCTGCACGATGTCGAGCATGCGCTTGTAGGTGCGCACCTCGAACTGCTCGCGCGACTTCTTGTCGATGTGCGGGCCGCGGTTGACGGTGAACTTCTCGATGCGCGTCGGCAGCGGAATCGGGCCGCGGATGAGCGCGCCGGTGCGGCGTGCGGTGTCGGCGATGTCGCCGGTCGCCTGGTCGAGAACGCGATGGTCGAACGCCTTGAGGCGAATGCGGATGTTGCTGTCCATGATCCCTACCGATGCCAATACGAGCACGACCCCGGCCGTCACCCCGGTCGCCATGATGGCGACGGAGCCTCGTGCCGCAGGCCGCAGGCCGGCGGGATGAGATCCCGATGCACCGCAAAGTGCGGCACCGGGACGGCGAGAAAGAGCCGAAACTCAAAAACTGAAGGCGCGCCCACTACAGGCGCCCTCATAAAAAGGCAATCGCCCGACTCCCCTTTTTTTAGGGAGCCGGGCGAAAAACCTGTTTCTCACCGGCGCGGCATGCGCGCCGGCAAGCGACTTACTTTTCGATCGCGCTCACGACGCCCGCGCCGACGGTACGACCGCCCTCACGGATGGTGAAGCGCTGGCCGACGTCCATGGCGATCGGCGCGATCAGCTTGATGCCGAGCGCGATGTTGTCGCCGGGCATGACCATCTCGGTGCCCTCGGGCAGCTCGACAGTGCCGGTCACGTCCGTCGTGCGGAAGTAGAACTGCGGACGATAGTTGGCGAAGAACGGCGTGTGACGGCCGCCTTCTTCCTTCGACAGCACGTACACTTCCGACTTGAAGTCGGTGTGCGGCTTGATCGAACCCGGCTTGCAGAGCACCTGGCCACGCTCGACTTCGTCGCGCGCGACGCCGCGGATCAGCGCACCGACGTTGTCGCCGGCCTGGCCCTGGTCGAGCAGCTTGCGGAACATTTCGACGCCGGTGACGGTGGTCTTGCGGACGGTCGGGTGGATGCCGACGATCTCGACTTCCTCACCAACCTTGACGATGCCGGTCTCGACGCGGCCGGTCACGACGGTGCCGCGACCCGAGATCGAGAACACGTCTTCGATCGGCATCATGAACGGCTTGTCGAGCGGACGCTCGGGCTGCGGGATGTAGTCGTCGACGGCCTGCATCAGCTCGAGGACGGCGTCCTTGCCCAGCTTCTCGTTCGAACCCGAGAGCGCACAGGTGGCCGAACCCTTGATGACGGGGATGTCGTCGCCCGGGAATTCGTACGAGCTCAGCAGCTCGCGGATTTCCAGCTCGACCAGCTCGAGGATTTCCTCGTCGTCGACGAGGTCGACCTTGTTCATGAACACGACCATCGCCGGCACGCCGACCTGGCGCGCGAGCAGGATGTGCTCGCGGGTCTGCGGCATCGGGCCGTCGGTCGAGGACACGACCAGGATCGCGCCGTCCATCTGCGCCGCACCGGTGATCATGTTCTTGACGTAGTCGGCGTGACCCGGGCAGTCGACGTGCGCATAGTGGCGGTTGGCGGTCTCATACTCGACGTGCGCCGTCGAGATGGTGATGCCGCGCGCGCGCTCTTCCGGCGCCTTGTCGATGTTCTCGAAGTCGACCTTCTCGGACAGGCCCTGGTCGGCCAGAACCTTGGTGATCGCCGCCGTCAGCGAGGTCTTGCCATGGTCGACGTGACCGATGGTGCCGATGTTCAGGTGCGGCTTGTTCCGCTCGAATTTTGCCTTAGCCATTTTCCTACCTTCTGATTCGAATTCGGTGCCGCCCGGGGCTACGCGAACGCGGCCCTTTAGCGGGAGTTTATCGGTAATGCCAGCCCTTGTGAGGGGGCGCCGACGACGGAGTAAATCCGCCGTCGGACGGGTCGACCGGGTCAACCCGCCGGCCGGCCTTTCGGCGTCTCAGGGACAGGTTGCCCCGCCCCCCGCGCGCCTCAGGCCATCTTCGCCTTCACCTCGTCCGCGACGTTCTGCGGCACTTCGTCATAGTGCGAGAACTGCATCGAGTAGCTGGCGCGGCCCTGCGTGAACGAGCGCAGCGAGTTCACGTAGCCGAACATGTTCGCCAGCGGGACCATCGCGGTCACCGCCTGCGCGTTGCCGCGCGTGTCGGTGCCCTGGATCTGGCCACGGCGGCTGTTCATGTCGCCGATGACGTCGCCGAGGTAATCCTCGGGCGTCACGACCTCGACCTTCATCACCGGCTCGAGCAGCGTGATGCCCGCCTTCTGCGCGCCTTCGCGCATCGCGCCGCGCGCGGTGATCTCGAACGCCAGCGCCGACGAGTCGACGTCGTGGTACGCGCCGTCATACAGCGTGATGTCGAAGTCAATGATCGGGAAGCCGACCAGCGAACCCGTCGCCGCCGTCTCGCGGAAGCCCTTTTCGATCGCGGGGATATATTCGCGCGGGATGTTGCCGCCCTTGATCTCGTCCTTGAAGACAATACCCTGGCCGCGCTCGCCCGGCGTCAGCTTCACCTTCACGCGGCCGAACTGGCCGGTGCCGCCCGACTGCTTCTTGTGCGTGTAGTCGATGTCGACGGGCTTCTTGAGGTATTCGCGATACGCGACCTGCGGCGCACCGACGTTCGCCTCGACCTTGAACTCGCGCTTCATGCGGTCGACGAGGATCTCGAGGTGGAGTTCGCCCATCCCCTTGATGATCGTCTGGCCCGATTCGTGATCGGTCGACACGCGGAACGAGGGATCCTCGGCGGCGAGGCGATTGAGCGCGATGCCCATCTTTTCCTGGTCGGCCTTGGTCTTGGGCTCCACCGACAGCTCGATCACCGGCTCCGGGAATTCCATGCGCTCGAGAATGATCGGATGCGCCGGATCGCACAGCGTGTCGCCCGTCGTCGTTTCCTTGAGGCCCGCAAGCGCGACGATGTCGCCGGCGCGCGCCTCTTCGATGTCCTCACGCGAGTTCGCATGCATGAGGAGCATACGGCCGATCTTCTCCTTCTTCTCCTTGACGGAGTTCAGGTAGCTGCCCTTGGTCAGCACGCCCGAATAGATGCGCGCGAAGGTCAGCGAGCCGACGAACGGGTCGTTCATGATCTTGAACGCGAGCGCCGAAAACGGCGCATCGTCGGACGAGGGACGCTCGTCCGGCGTCTCGCCGTCGATCTTGACGCCCTTGATCGCCGGCACGTCGAGCGGGCTCGGCAGGAAGTCGACGACCGCGTCGAGCAGCGGCTGCACGCCCTTGTTCTTGAACGCCGAACCGCAGACGACCGGCACGAACGCCATGTTGAGCGTGCCCTTGCGGATCAGCGCCTTCAGCGTCTTCGCGTCGGGCTCGTTGCCCTCGAGATACGCCTCCATCGCCTCGTCGTCCTGCTCGACGGCGAGTTCGATCAGCTCGTTGCGATACTTCGCCGCCTTCTCGACCATGTCGTCGGGGATCGGCTGATATTCGAACTTCGCGCCGAGCGATTCCTCGAGCCAGATGATCGCGCGGTTCTCGACCAGGTCGACCAGGCCCTTGAAGCCGCCTTCGATGCCGATCGGCAGATACAGGACCGCCGGCTTCGCGCCGAGACGCTCGATGATCGAGTTGACGCAGAAGTAGAAATCGGCGCCGGTGCGGTCGAGCTTGTTGACGAAGCACATGCGTGGCACGCCGTACTTGTCGGCCTGGCGCCACACGGTTTCCGACTGCGGCTCGACGCCGGCAACGCCGTCGAAGCACGCGACCGCACCGTCGAGGACGCGCAAGCTGCGCTCGACCTCGATCGTGAAGTCGACGTGGCCCGGCGTGTCGATGATGTTGATCAGATGCTCGGGGCCGTTGCCCTCTTCGGCCTTCCACTTGCAGGTGGTGGCAGCCGACGTGATCGTGATCCCGCGCTCCTGCTCCTGCTCCATCCAGTCCATCGTCGCGGTGCCTTCGTGCACTTCGCCGATCTTGTAGGACTTGCCGGTGTAATAGAGGATGCGCTCGGTCGTCGTCGTCTTGCCGGCGTCGATGTGCGCCATGATGCCGATATTGCGATAACGCTCGAGCGGATGGCTGCGGGCCATGATCGTGGTTTCCTTAGAGATGTGGGGAGCGCAGCGTGCCGCCGGCTCCCCACGATATAGGTCAAAGGTTTGGCGCTTCCAAGCCTTACCAGCGGTAGTGGCTGAAGGCGCGGTTCGCTTCGGCCATGCGGTGCGTGTCCTCGCGCTTCTTCACCGCGTTGCC
This portion of the Sphingomonas sp. FARSPH genome encodes:
- a CDS encoding 50S ribosomal protein L23, producing MAKQQKAAIDNRHYDVIVAPHITEKATLLSEQNAVVFKVANDATKPQIKAAVEALFDVTVTGVNTIVQKGKTKRWKGAPYQRSDMKKAIVTLKDGQSIDVTTGI
- the rplR gene encoding 50S ribosomal protein L18; the encoded protein is MTKGLSLFEKRRRRNRTTLKARAGGRPRLSVHRSGKHIYAQVIDDEAGKTVAAASTLEKGVRDKSGANVAAATEVGKRVAEAAKAAGVTQVVFDRGGFLFHGRVKALAEAAREAGLEF
- the rpsN gene encoding 30S ribosomal protein S14, encoding MAKLSSINKNERRKKLVKQYAGKFAKLKAQANDESLDESERLIARLKMAELPRNANPTRIRNRCEITGRPRAYYRKFRLARVMLRDLANKGMIPGLTKSSW
- the rplB gene encoding 50S ribosomal protein L2, with amino-acid sequence MALKHYNPTSPARRGLILVDKSALYKGKPVKALTEGKRKSGGRNNKGHVTSRGIAGGHKQKYRYVDFKRRKWDVEATVERLEYDPNRTAFIALVKYADEELAYILAPQRLAPGDKIVAGKKTDVKPGNAMELGQMPVGTIVHNVEMKPGKGGQIARSAGTYVQVVGRDRGMVIVRLNSGEQRYIHGDCMATVGAVSNPDNQNQNLGKAGRSRWMGKRPLTRGVAKNPVDHPHGGGEGRTSGGRHPVTPWGKPTKGARTRHNKATDKMIIRSRHAKKKG
- the rplP gene encoding 50S ribosomal protein L16, with translation MLQPKRTKFRKAFKGRIHGDAKGGTSLNFGSYGLKAMEPERITARQIEAARRAITRHMKRQGRLWIRVFPDVPVSSKPAEVRMGSGKGSPEFWAARVKPGRILFELDGVDGKLAAEAFERAAMKLPIKTKVVARLGDTSHLGGE
- the rpsC gene encoding 30S ribosomal protein S3 — its product is MGQKSNPIGLRLQINRTWDSRWFAEGHDYGRLLLEDLKIRQYIMKTLPQAAISKVVIERPAKLCRISIFAARPGVIIGKKGSDIEKLRKTLGGMTSSDVSLNIVEIRKPEVDARLVAQSIADQLERRIAFRRAMKRAVQSALRLGAEGIRVACGGRLGGAEIARSESYREGRVPLHTLRANIDYAEAEAHTSYGVCGVKVWVFKGEILGHDPMATDRLMMEAQTSGVRPARDDRR
- the rplN gene encoding 50S ribosomal protein L14; the encoded protein is MIQMQSNLDVADNSGAKRVQCIKVLGGSKRRTASVGDIIVVSIKEAQPRGKVKKGDVHRAVIVRTAKDIHRADGSTIRFDGNAAVLVNKNEEPIGTRIFGPVVRELRGKKHMKIISLAPEVL
- the rpsS gene encoding 30S ribosomal protein S19, whose translation is MARSVWKGPFVELSLLKKAETAQDAGGRAPIKTWSRRSTILPQFVGLTFNVYNGRKFVPVTVNEEMVGMKLGEFAPTRYFPGHAADKKGKR
- the rplE gene encoding 50S ribosomal protein L5, which produces MADAYKPRMKAIYEDRIIKAMTEKFGYQNVNEIPRIEKIVLNMGVGEATQDKKRVDQAASEMELIAGQKPVITKAKKSIAQFKLREGMPIGVKVTLRRERMYEFLDRFITIALPRVRDFRGLNPKSFDGRGNYACGIKEQIIFPEISYDRVDKVRGMDVIVTTSAKTDDEARELLRLFGFPFPQPEVAEEKKAA
- the rpmC gene encoding 50S ribosomal protein L29 gives rise to the protein MAKTDFNGQSDDQLVESLGNLKREQFNLRFQAATNQLEKPSRVKEVRRDIARIKTLQAQRTSAAAAK
- the rplD gene encoding 50S ribosomal protein L4, producing MKVAVKSFAGSAAADVELNDEVFGLDPRADVLHRVVTWQLEKRRATARGTRERADVARSGKKLGRQKGGGVARHGDRRAPVFIGGGKAHGARVRDFNPSLNKKIRALGLKMALSSHAKAGSLIVMDSLVVDGNKTKTLKGDLAKLGFGKTALVIDGDAVETSFALAAGNLREVNILPAMGANVYDILKADTLVLTRAAVEKLEARFALPGGAN
- the rpsH gene encoding 30S ribosomal protein S8 produces the protein MAVTDPLGDLLTRIRNGQRARKDSVLTPASKLRARVLDVLQREGYIRGYSEEQMGPAAGIRVELKYFEGQPAIKHLARVSKPGRRIYSGAQDLPRVRNGLGITIVSTPRGVLSDAEAREQNVGGEVLAEVF
- the rpsQ gene encoding 30S ribosomal protein S17, yielding MPKRVLTGLIVSDKGDKTVVVNVERKVKHPLYGKIIRRSKKYHAHDEANEYKAGETVRIEETAPISKLKTWKVVDRVNTHATPERVDVDA
- the rplX gene encoding 50S ribosomal protein L24, which gives rise to MAAAKIKKGDQVIVLSGKDKGKTGTVTQAMPKDGKVVVGGVNVATRHRKPTQANPQGGLEKIEAPLHISKVAHVTADGKPTRVRFETQDGKKVRVAVKTGEKIDG
- the rplV gene encoding 50S ribosomal protein L22, which gives rise to MSKPQSPRKVDDKSALSVGTQIRGSAQKLNLVAGLIRGKKAGDALNILAFSKKAMAVDARKVLASAIANAENNHNLDVDALVVAEASVGKSITMKRFATRGRGKSTRILKPFSRLRIVVREQEEA
- the rplF gene encoding 50S ribosomal protein L6 yields the protein MSRIGKKAVPVPAGVTATIADKVLSVKGPKGTLSMPLADEIAYDVQADAIGVTPANDTKRARAFWGMQRTLVQNLVTGVTTGFSKKLVITGVGYRAAAQGKTLKLQLGYSHDVNIDVPEGIEVKTPDATTVEISGSDKQKVGQLAAEIRRWRKPEPYKGKGIKYDGEFIFRKEGKKK